Sequence from the Undibacterium piscinae genome:
ACTCCTGCCGGGAGACCAGCTTAGATTTATCAGCAGCTTCATTTCATCTATTCCAAAAACAATAATCAAGACAAAAAAATCTCTATGAGCAACTATATTCTGACCTCAGTCCGAAACCATATCGGTTTTATCACCTTAGATCGCCCCAAGGCGCTCAACTCATTATCCTTAGATATGATACGCAGCATCACCGCCATCTTGCTGCAATGGCAAAACGATGAGAGTGTGCATGCCGTGTTCATCCACAGCAGCAGCGAAAAAGCTTTTTGTGCCGGTGGAGATATTCGCTTTTTCTACGATGTAGGAAATGCCACACCAAAAGGTGACAGTGCCTTACTGGAAGATTTTTTCAGCGAAGAATACGCCTTAAACCATCTGATCCATTTCTACCCGAAACCGTATATCGCACTGCTCAATGGAGTAGTGATGGGTGGCGGCATGGGCATCGCTCAGGCGGGAGTCGCCTGCCGTCTGCGTATTGTCACCGAACGCACCAAGATGGCGATGCCGGAAGTAAATATAGGACTTTTCCCCGATGTAGGCGGCGGCTACTTTCTGGCCCGCACTCCGGGCGAAATCGGCACCTACCTTGGGATGACCGGCGAAATCATTAACGCTGCCGATGCCCTGTACGCGGATCTGGCTGACGTATTTATCCCCACCTCAGAACTGCCGGCGCTGATGGACTTGCTGGCTCAGACCAATGCCAGTGACATTCGTGTGGCGATACGTGAATTTGCGGCCCCGTATGCAGCACAGGCAAGTGTTGAACACAGTGGTCTTGCAGGCAACCGGGCAAACATAGACCATCACTTCAGCGGCAAGCATGCTGTAAAAATTTTAGACTCACTCGCCAGCGATGAGTCTGCTTTTGCCGCCCAGACTCAGTCCATTATGCAGAAACGCTCACCTTTGCTCATGGCAGTCACGCTGGAACAATTACGTCGCAGTGCAGGGATGTCGGTAGCAAACTGTCTGCGTATGGAACGCAGCATGGTGCGTCATTGCTTCAAACATGGTGAAGTGCTGGAGGGAGTAAGAGCCTTGGTGGTGGATAAGGACAATGCACCGCAATGGTCACCGGCATCTATGGATCAAGTGAGCGATGAACTGGTACAAGGATTTTTCAAGGAAGTATGGCCGCCGTACGCCCATCCTTTGCGCGACCTGGATTAACAGATTAAAAGCACACGGCTGCCTTGATTGGCTTGAGGTGAGCCGTTGCAAGCCGATTAAATAGCCGATTAATAAGCCAGCGAGTAAGCCGATGCAGAACTAAAATCGGCTTACTTAAGATAGTTAGCCCTATTTTAAAAGTCCGAAGACCTTACCGATGATTTTACTTCCGGCACCGATAGGATCCAGACGGATCGCCTTCTCTTCTTCCGCAATCATCAGATATAAGCCATCCAAAGCCCGTTGTGTGACGTAATTTTCGACGCTGGCTTGCTGTGCCGGCACGACCCCAAATTTATGCGCCTGCCCCATCACACTATTGTATTGGGCGGACAAGCCAGCTTTGTCCGTCACGCCCTTGACCATGGGCAAAAATTTGACAGTCAGAGGTGCAGCCGTCTTTTGCTTGAAAAAATCTGTCACCGAGGTATCGCCCCCGGTCAGTATGTTTTTTGCATCGGTAACCGACATCGATTTCACCGCGTCCAGCAACAAGGGTTTCGCCATAGGCACTGCCGCTTCAGCTGCGCGGTTCATAGACACTACCAACTCATCCAGTTGCTTGCCTTGCCCCGTCATCCTCAAGATAGGCAGTGCCTGCTCCAGCACTGAAGGCAAATGAATCCTGACTTTATCATTATTGTAAAATCCATTGGTGGCACCGAGTTTGGCCACCGCTAGTTCGGAACCTTGATTCAGCGCGGCTTTTAATCCGGCACTCGCATCCTGGTTACTCAAGTCAGCAAAAGAAAAGGCCAGTACAGAGCTCGAAATGACTAGCAGGACTGCGCTAACGCTTGCGCGTAGCGGATATAGACGAAACGAAAATGAATTCAACATACGATGCTCCAGGATTTAGGTGGTACGAAGTAGCGAGAAACAGATATCCCAGCGGGCAATCAAATTTCTTCTATAGAGAATAAACGGCGATGTTCCCTGATAGCGTAGCGATCGGTCATGCCTGCAATATAATCGGCAATTTTTCGCGCTTGCAGGGTTTGCGCGTCTACCGTATGCAGTTTGACCTGATAATCTGGCGGCAATAAGTTCGGCTGCGCGATCAGTGCATCAAAGATCTCACGCACAATAGTCTTGGCCTTACTGGTCATACGATTTACCAGATAATGCCGATACAGTTTTTCGCGTAAAAATTGTTTCAGCACTTTTGCTTCCTGATGCATTGCATCTGAGAAAGCGATCATCGGTCCCATCAACCGTACCTGAGCCACCGAAACAGGCGCGTAATCTGCGATCCGTTGTTCTGAAGTCTGAATCAAATCGACTATCAGGACGTTAATCATGCGTCGTATGGTTTCTGAAATAGCGCGCCTACCATTGATACCAGGATAAGCCAGATCAACCTCATGCCTGTAGCGTGCATAAAAATCCAATTCCAGCAATTGCGATTCCACTAGCAAGCCAGAGCGCAATCCATCATCGATATCATGATTGTTATAGGCGATTTCATCAGCCAGATTAGTCAACTGCGCTTCTAGCGTTGGCTGAGTTTTTTCGATGAACCTTAGTCCAACTTCGCCTAATTTTTTTGCGTGATTTAATGAACAATGCTTGAGTATGCCCTCACGGGTTTCAAAACTCAGGTTTAAACCATCAAAAGCACCATAGCGCTCTTCCAGAGTATCAACTACACGCAGACTCTGCAGATTATGTTCGAAGCCATCAAACTCCTTCATGCAAGCGTTCAGGGCGTCTTGCCCGGCGTGGCCAAACGGCGTATGACCGAGATCGTGTGCCAGTGAAATGGCCTCAACCAGATCCTCATTCAAGCCTAAGTTACGGGCGATTGAGCGACCGATCTGCGCCACTTCAAGGCTATGCGTCAAGCGGGTACGAAACAGGTCGCCTTCATGATTGATGAATACCTGGGTTTTATATTCGAGTCGCCGAAACGCCGTACTATGAATAATTCGGTCACGGTCACGCTGATATTCGGAACGGGAACTGGCTTTTGGTTCTTCAAAACGCCGTCCGTGCGAAGTGCCGGACTGTGCGGCATAAGGAGCAAGGCGAGCGTCAGAAAACATAGAGTGCTTTAATTGGTACTGTCAGCTAAATACTGGCGCGCAGTGTGGCCAGCAGCATTTCTTTTGGCACCCCGGTGATGATAGGCGCGCCTAAAGGCTTAAGTAAAATGAACTTAATTTTGCCATCTTCATTTTTCTTGTCGACTTCCATCAATTCCAGCCAGCGATCTTCACCAAGATCTGGCGCAACTACCGGCAAGCCGGCTGCCTCCACCAGTTTTTGTATCCTTACTTTACTGACGTAATCGATATATCCCATGCGAAATGACAAATCTGCCGCCATCACCATGCCACAGCCTACAGCTTCACCGTGCAGCCATTTACCATAGCCCAAGCCCGATTCAATCGCGTGACCAAAAGTATGTCCGAAATTCAAGATAGCGCGCAAACCGCCCTCGCGCTCATCCTGACGCACCACATCGGCCTTGATTTCGCAGGAGCGAGAAATCGCATAGGCTAAAGCTTCCGGATCTTTTGCGCGCAACTTGGCAATATGCGCCTCTATCCACTCAAAAAATGGCGCATCAATAATCGCTCCATGCTTGATCACTTCGGCAAGTCCGGCGGATAACTCGCGATCCGGCAAAGTGTTGAGGGTAGCGGTATCTGCGATTACCGCCTGTGGCTGGTAAAACGCTCCTATCATGTTCTTGCCTAGCGGATGATTAATCCCGGTCTTACCGCCGACAGAGGAATCAACCTGCGACAGCAAGGTTGTAGGGATTTGTACAAAGGGCACACCCCGCATATACGAGGCCGCGGCGAATCCCGTCATATCACCGATCACGCCACCACCCAAGGCTAGCAAGGTGATTTTCCGGTCACACTTGGCTTCTAACAGTGCGTCAAATATCAGCATCAGGTTAGCCAAATTTTTATGCTCTTCACCGTCAGGCAATACGATACTGATGACTTGCTTACCTATCGTGCGCAAAGCTTGCTCCACCCCCGCAAGATACAGCGGCGCCACCACGGTATTTGTGACGATGGCAATTTTTTGCCCCTTAATGTATTGGCGCAAAATATCGCCGGAACACAGCAAGGACTCGCCTATGGCGATAGGATAACTACGGTCACCGAGTTCAACTCTGAGGGTTTGTACGGAAGCTTGTTGCTGCATGAGTAAGACATTCTCTTTAGATAGCGCACCTGGTATCAGTGCCAGTTGCGTCAAAATGGATTGCACCAGAAATTGTATATTCGGCCTGCCGGTTTCTATCACTATGTGGGCGACCTGCTGGTATAAGGGCTCTCGTTGCGCTTCCAACTCTTCGAGTTTTTTACGCGGGTCTGCGGTGCGCAGCAAGGGCCGATTTTTATCATGACGGGTACGTTGCAAGATGCTGTTGATACCGGCACGCAGATAAATCACGGTACCGCGCTCATGCAAAAAGCGGCGACTAGTCTCATTGAGAATAGCACCGCCGCCAGTAGCAAGAACAATACCGTCTTGCGCCGTCAGATCATTGATGACTTCAGCTTCACGCTGTCGAAAACTCGCTTCACCTTCGACTTCGAAAATCACAGGAATCGAGACCCCGGTTCTGGCCTCGATTTCATGATCAGAATCAATAAAACGTTTATTGAGTTTCTTCGCAAGGGCTCGGCCTATCGTAGTTTTCCCCGAGCCCATCAGGCCTACTAAAAATATGTTGCCTTGCATCTAAAACCTTATAAAACGTCATTAAGCAGCAAACGACAAAACTCTTTCATTTATGGATAAATAATATTCACAGAAGTAACGGTAGTATCGCCTAATGGTGTTTTCAATTCAATCAACGCCTTACCAGTTCCTGCTACGCACCCGGCAGTTGGCGTAAGTGTAATAGTATGGGCAGTACCAGATTGTGCCGTCGTTTTTGGTGGCGGAACTTTATTTGACAACACAGATCCAGAGACATTCGTACCGGTAACTGTGATAGTAGTATCTACAGGCATAGGATAACCATTTTCATCCACGACTGTTACATCAAACAGTTTCGCAACACAAGATGAAAAAGTCCATGATGCAGGCAGTCCCACAATAGCCCCATGAGAAGTGCTATTAACAATATAAGTCGATTGTTGCAATGTTTCAGTTCCATTTGTAGTGGTTGCAATAATAGTAACCACTGAACGAAATGGGGCTTGACTAACCCAGACAACCGAACACGTTCCGTTTTTTGTTAAGCATCTAGCAGTAGCTTTTGTACCTTCATCACCAATAATGGCACCACCATCTGTCGTAAATACGATAGGAACACCATCTGCAACTACACCACCATTTGCGTCGGCTAAATACGCAGAGATTTTATCTTGAACACCAAGATGATTGATACCTTCGATATTAGTTTTTTCTGGTCCAATCGAAAAACGTGATGCGCTAGGTAGGCCTGTTGTGACCGCAACAGTATCAGATTTTGTAAATATAGCAGTGCCATCAACGGTCGCCGTAACCGCCACAGAAACTGGTGTATCGCCAGAGTTCACCGCTACAGTAACTTTACCGGATGGATCTGTAATACCAGAGGTCGCACCTAAAACTACAGGTGTGCCTGTTGGCACTGAAAAATTCACCTTAACATTGGAAATTCCTAAGTCCGTTTTATCTGCAACAGTAAATGTGAGTATTGCGACTTCAGATCTTCCATTACCACCAGCACCTTTAATAACGATAGAGGTATCCGCAGGCACTGCAGAGCTAAACTTGATTGAAGTAGGAGTAGCATTAACGGAAGCTTTCACCTCAAACGTTACGCTCTTCGTTATCGCAGTCGTTCCAACAGCGACTGCGGATGCGGTTAAAGTGCCGGCACCAGTACCAACTCCAGCCTTCAACCCCATAGTCGCAATCCCATCACTACCAGTCAATGCTGTACCAGTTGTCGCTGATAAAGTAGCAATTGCCGTATCCAAACTAAAAGTAACCAAAACACCGGCCCCGGCAGGCGCACCTGAACTAGTGAGCACCAATGCTTTTGCAAGCAAACCACCGGATCCTGATATCAAATTTGTAGGCACGCCCACTTGATCAACCAAAGTGAGTTGAATAGAGCCGTTATTGGTTACCGTTCCACCTGAGCCAGCACTGCCACTACCACCAGTACTTCCCGCAGAACCACCACCACCGCCACAAGCCGAAAGTATTGCCACTAAACTGACCGCAAACAAGGAACGAAATAATTTACCCACAGCTAACCTCTTACCAAAATGATTCATATTTTTCATAGTGACTGACACTGTCTTACTTGACGTTAAGTTTATCGTTCAGCACTTTTGGGGTAATAAATACCAACAATTCCGTCTTATTATTGACGCGGCCTGTGGTTTTAAACAAATAGCCCAACAATGGCAGATCACCGAAAAATGGTACTTTTGTGATATCGTCGCGCTCTTCCTGAGTGTAAATACCACCCAGAACAACGGTGCCACCATTTTCGACAAGTACCATGGTTTTTACCTGTTTAGTATTAATTACCGGACCGCCACGGGTGTCTTCACCACGACTATCCTTGTGCACATCAACACTGAGGATAATATTTCCGTCGGGCGTAATTTGTGGCGTAACGTCAAGGCTCAATGTTGCTTTCTTAAACGAAATAGAGGTTGCACCACTTGAGCTCGCTACCTGATAAGGAATTTCCGTACCTTGTTCTATATGCGCTGGCAATTGATCTGCAGTAACAATACGAGGGCTGGAAATAATTTTCCCTTTCCCGTCAGCTTCCAGCGCGGTTAACTCTAGGTTAAGAAAACGATTTGCTGCGGAAGAAAACAGACTTACGGCCAGGCTGCCTGGATTTAAGCCATTAATACCAGCTGCCGGCAAACTAACAAACTGAGTGTTAGGAATAAAACTACCCTCTGTCACCTTCGCCTGACCGGTTTGCTCGCCTACGCCGAGATAATTACCGGTAAATGCAGCTCTTTGATTGCCCGACATCTGGTAGCCGGCATCGCCACCACGAATATTTCTTGCGTCAAGAAAACCCAGTTTTGCACCAAGATTACGATTGAATTTATCATCAGCCTCAACAATACGAGCTTCAATCAATACTTGCTTCGATGCAATATCTGTTTTTTGTATCAATTTCCTAATTTCTTCCAGCTTAGACGGAATGTCAGTCACAAATAACTGATTGGTGCGAGGCTCAATCACTGCACTACCGCGCTTAGACAACATACGGTTAGTGGAAGATCCATCTACACCAAATACCAGTTTAAATGCTTCAGCCTTTTGATAATTCAGCTGAAACGATTCTGTCCGCATAGGCTCAAGTTCGGCAATTTGCGCTTTTTGCTCAAGTTCGAGTTTCTCTTTAGTTAACAACTCATCTTTAGGTGCGATCCACATAACCGAGCCGTTTTTACGCATATCCAAGCCCTTGGTTTGCATCAGCACATCCAGAGCCTGATCCCATGGCACGTCTTTTAGCCGTAGTGTGGAGTTCCCGGTAACAGTGTCACTGGCAATAATATTCAAACCGCTAAACTCGGCAATAATTTGCAGCAAAGCTCGGACTTCAATATTCTGGAAGTTAAAAGACAAGCGCTCACCGCGATAACCTTGAGTGCCTTGCGTGAGTTTATTTGGATCTTCCTTGATCGGTTTAACCTCAATCACCAATTGCG
This genomic interval carries:
- a CDS encoding DUF4197 domain-containing protein, with protein sequence MLNSFSFRLYPLRASVSAVLLVISSSVLAFSFADLSNQDASAGLKAALNQGSELAVAKLGATNGFYNNDKVRIHLPSVLEQALPILRMTGQGKQLDELVVSMNRAAEAAVPMAKPLLLDAVKSMSVTDAKNILTGGDTSVTDFFKQKTAAPLTVKFLPMVKGVTDKAGLSAQYNSVMGQAHKFGVVPAQQASVENYVTQRALDGLYLMIAEEEKAIRLDPIGAGSKIIGKVFGLLK
- a CDS encoding deoxyguanosinetriphosphate triphosphohydrolase, producing MFSDARLAPYAAQSGTSHGRRFEEPKASSRSEYQRDRDRIIHSTAFRRLEYKTQVFINHEGDLFRTRLTHSLEVAQIGRSIARNLGLNEDLVEAISLAHDLGHTPFGHAGQDALNACMKEFDGFEHNLQSLRVVDTLEERYGAFDGLNLSFETREGILKHCSLNHAKKLGEVGLRFIEKTQPTLEAQLTNLADEIAYNNHDIDDGLRSGLLVESQLLELDFYARYRHEVDLAYPGINGRRAISETIRRMINVLIVDLIQTSEQRIADYAPVSVAQVRLMGPMIAFSDAMHQEAKVLKQFLREKLYRHYLVNRMTSKAKTIVREIFDALIAQPNLLPPDYQVKLHTVDAQTLQARKIADYIAGMTDRYAIREHRRLFSIEEI
- the aroB gene encoding 3-dehydroquinate synthase, which produces MQGNIFLVGLMGSGKTTIGRALAKKLNKRFIDSDHEIEARTGVSIPVIFEVEGEASFRQREAEVINDLTAQDGIVLATGGGAILNETSRRFLHERGTVIYLRAGINSILQRTRHDKNRPLLRTADPRKKLEELEAQREPLYQQVAHIVIETGRPNIQFLVQSILTQLALIPGALSKENVLLMQQQASVQTLRVELGDRSYPIAIGESLLCSGDILRQYIKGQKIAIVTNTVVAPLYLAGVEQALRTIGKQVISIVLPDGEEHKNLANLMLIFDALLEAKCDRKITLLALGGGVIGDMTGFAAASYMRGVPFVQIPTTLLSQVDSSVGGKTGINHPLGKNMIGAFYQPQAVIADTATLNTLPDRELSAGLAEVIKHGAIIDAPFFEWIEAHIAKLRAKDPEALAYAISRSCEIKADVVRQDEREGGLRAILNFGHTFGHAIESGLGYGKWLHGEAVGCGMVMAADLSFRMGYIDYVSKVRIQKLVEAAGLPVVAPDLGEDRWLELMEVDKKNEDGKIKFILLKPLGAPIITGVPKEMLLATLRASI
- a CDS encoding type IV pilus secretin PilQ codes for the protein MDRTKSHARVAGDKKMNVLTNASKRSTVFLKFMLMGLLALSPMAHAESNSIETITANQQGVNIIIKIGLKNPVAKSPLGFSVSNPARIALDFADTANGTGKTAFDIGIGELRNVNVVEATGRSRLVFNLNKSLNYATTVEGNAVIVTIDGSGGIATAVNSVGIPVKTVAASNVKQNLRDIDFRRGVQGEGRVVIDLPSNQVAVDVRQQGQKIVVDFLKVGLPSILNRRLDVADFGSPVQTVTTTQQGENVRMLIEPKGLWEHSAYQSDTQLVIEVKPIKEDPNKLTQGTQGYRGERLSFNFQNIEVRALLQIIAEFSGLNIIASDTVTGNSTLRLKDVPWDQALDVLMQTKGLDMRKNGSVMWIAPKDELLTKEKLELEQKAQIAELEPMRTESFQLNYQKAEAFKLVFGVDGSSTNRMLSKRGSAVIEPRTNQLFVTDIPSKLEEIRKLIQKTDIASKQVLIEARIVEADDKFNRNLGAKLGFLDARNIRGGDAGYQMSGNQRAAFTGNYLGVGEQTGQAKVTEGSFIPNTQFVSLPAAGINGLNPGSLAVSLFSSAANRFLNLELTALEADGKGKIISSPRIVTADQLPAHIEQGTEIPYQVASSSGATSISFKKATLSLDVTPQITPDGNIILSVDVHKDSRGEDTRGGPVINTKQVKTMVLVENGGTVVLGGIYTQEERDDITKVPFFGDLPLLGYLFKTTGRVNNKTELLVFITPKVLNDKLNVK
- a CDS encoding enoyl-CoA hydratase/isomerase family protein, with the protein product MSNYILTSVRNHIGFITLDRPKALNSLSLDMIRSITAILLQWQNDESVHAVFIHSSSEKAFCAGGDIRFFYDVGNATPKGDSALLEDFFSEEYALNHLIHFYPKPYIALLNGVVMGGGMGIAQAGVACRLRIVTERTKMAMPEVNIGLFPDVGGGYFLARTPGEIGTYLGMTGEIINAADALYADLADVFIPTSELPALMDLLAQTNASDIRVAIREFAAPYAAQASVEHSGLAGNRANIDHHFSGKHAVKILDSLASDESAFAAQTQSIMQKRSPLLMAVTLEQLRRSAGMSVANCLRMERSMVRHCFKHGEVLEGVRALVVDKDNAPQWSPASMDQVSDELVQGFFKEVWPPYAHPLRDLD